One window of the Daphnia pulex isolate KAP4 chromosome 8, ASM2113471v1 genome contains the following:
- the LOC124199470 gene encoding uncharacterized protein LOC124199470 isoform X2, protein MFSSGFQNKKHSIFDDVTLQHLLVAKQAIPEQTKRKAPMERKPLGNISNYKQHCRKVGNPRKADKDIDKAKQFDNQILQEAFTITSNEEITCLASGKQNHKNIIETIQEREETIELDCDLSQEPIPITFQKEVTAGEQIHMHAIETSTLETNKELEECLQLDYTKIQHPAPSWKKVLNTECVHYYEVLVKKYSIAIQKTLTVDFKTRKMKATIITRELSVLDEQEMSFTSVLEVEAFLCKLHAGKICPGIVHNPEKHRKKQTSLVRNGEIIYGVWRAKNCTLITYSAGEIIKPCKLCIWIDKLLKMQFKRHKALELSSKTNHKYLTIKQFSKKVAAQGKAIISTKIRLAKKQAEIKEIKKDVKAMRVNLASIKNDRMETILNDLDGKV, encoded by the exons ATGTTTTCTTCtggttttcaaaataaaaaacatag CATCTTTGATG ACGTGACACTTCAACATTTACTTGTTGCAAAGCAAGCAATTCCTGAACAGACAAAGAGGAAAGCACCTATGGAACGTAAACCATTGGGAAACATCTCCAACTATAAGCAGCACTGTCGCAAGGTTGGAAATCCAAGGAAAGCGGATAAAGACATTGATA AAGCTAAGCAATTTGATAATCAAATATTACAAGAAGCATTTACAATCAcatcaaatgaagaaataacatGTCTTGCTTCGGGTAAACAAAATCACAAGAATATCATTGAGACAAtccaagaaagagaagaaaccaTAGAGCTTGATTGTGATTTATCACAAGAACCAATTCCAATTACGTTTCAAAAAGAAGTAACTGCTGGTGAACAAATTCACATGCATGCCATTGAGACTTCAACCttggaaacaaacaaagaattagaaGAATGCTTACAGCTTGATTATACCAAGATACAACATCCGGCACCGTCATGGAAAAAAGTACTAAACACGGAATGCGTCCACTACTATGAAgtgcttgtaaaaaaatatagtatTGCCATTCAAAAAACTTTAACAGTCGACTTCAAAACCAGGAAAATGAAAGCTACTATCATTACTCGCGAATTATCCGTACTGGATGAACAAGAAATGTCTTTTACATCAGTATTAGAAGTTGAAGCATTTCTGTGCAAGCTACATGCAGGAAAAATATGTCCTGGAATAGTTCACAACCCAGAAAAGcaccgaaaaaaacaaacatctttAGTTCGAAATGGTGAAATCATTTACGGAGTGTGGCGTGCCAAAAA CTGTACCCTCATTACTTACTCTGCCGGAGAGATTATTAAGCCCTGCAAATTATGCATCTGGATAGACAAGTTGTTAAAGATGCAATTCAAACGCCATAAAGCACTCGAACTAAGTTCGAAAACAAACCACAAGTATTTGACcatcaaacaattttcaaagaaagttGCTGCACAGGGGAAAGCTATAATCTCAACTAAAATACGACTTGCCAAAAAACAAGCAGAAATTAAG GAAATAAAGAAGGATGTTAAAGCTATGCGCGTTAACTTGGCAAGTATTAAGAATGACCGCATGGAAACTATTTTGAATGATCTCGATGGCAAGGTATAA
- the LOC124199470 gene encoding uncharacterized protein LOC124199470 isoform X1, with translation MVQTICGLRCGISRICFLLVFKIKNIDVTLQHLLVAKQAIPEQTKRKAPMERKPLGNISNYKQHCRKVGNPRKADKDIDKAKQFDNQILQEAFTITSNEEITCLASGKQNHKNIIETIQEREETIELDCDLSQEPIPITFQKEVTAGEQIHMHAIETSTLETNKELEECLQLDYTKIQHPAPSWKKVLNTECVHYYEVLVKKYSIAIQKTLTVDFKTRKMKATIITRELSVLDEQEMSFTSVLEVEAFLCKLHAGKICPGIVHNPEKHRKKQTSLVRNGEIIYGVWRAKNCTLITYSAGEIIKPCKLCIWIDKLLKMQFKRHKALELSSKTNHKYLTIKQFSKKVAAQGKAIISTKIRLAKKQAEIKEIKKDVKAMRVNLASIKNDRMETILNDLDGKV, from the exons ATGGTTCAAACAATCTGTGGTTTACGTTGTGGTATTTCAAGGATATGTTTTCTTCtggttttcaaaataaaaaacatag ACGTGACACTTCAACATTTACTTGTTGCAAAGCAAGCAATTCCTGAACAGACAAAGAGGAAAGCACCTATGGAACGTAAACCATTGGGAAACATCTCCAACTATAAGCAGCACTGTCGCAAGGTTGGAAATCCAAGGAAAGCGGATAAAGACATTGATA AAGCTAAGCAATTTGATAATCAAATATTACAAGAAGCATTTACAATCAcatcaaatgaagaaataacatGTCTTGCTTCGGGTAAACAAAATCACAAGAATATCATTGAGACAAtccaagaaagagaagaaaccaTAGAGCTTGATTGTGATTTATCACAAGAACCAATTCCAATTACGTTTCAAAAAGAAGTAACTGCTGGTGAACAAATTCACATGCATGCCATTGAGACTTCAACCttggaaacaaacaaagaattagaaGAATGCTTACAGCTTGATTATACCAAGATACAACATCCGGCACCGTCATGGAAAAAAGTACTAAACACGGAATGCGTCCACTACTATGAAgtgcttgtaaaaaaatatagtatTGCCATTCAAAAAACTTTAACAGTCGACTTCAAAACCAGGAAAATGAAAGCTACTATCATTACTCGCGAATTATCCGTACTGGATGAACAAGAAATGTCTTTTACATCAGTATTAGAAGTTGAAGCATTTCTGTGCAAGCTACATGCAGGAAAAATATGTCCTGGAATAGTTCACAACCCAGAAAAGcaccgaaaaaaacaaacatctttAGTTCGAAATGGTGAAATCATTTACGGAGTGTGGCGTGCCAAAAA CTGTACCCTCATTACTTACTCTGCCGGAGAGATTATTAAGCCCTGCAAATTATGCATCTGGATAGACAAGTTGTTAAAGATGCAATTCAAACGCCATAAAGCACTCGAACTAAGTTCGAAAACAAACCACAAGTATTTGACcatcaaacaattttcaaagaaagttGCTGCACAGGGGAAAGCTATAATCTCAACTAAAATACGACTTGCCAAAAAACAAGCAGAAATTAAG GAAATAAAGAAGGATGTTAAAGCTATGCGCGTTAACTTGGCAAGTATTAAGAATGACCGCATGGAAACTATTTTGAATGATCTCGATGGCAAGGTATAA